From Mucilaginibacter rubeus, a single genomic window includes:
- a CDS encoding FMN-binding glutamate synthase family protein, which translates to MRKLFVISFFIIFSMLGAWCIIWPPAVWSFLIMGPIYLIGFYDMVQPKHSIVRNYPVFGHLRYLMEELRPKIYQYFIESDTNGTPFNRQNRSVVYQRAKKVDDTRPFGTELDVYDNGYEWLNHSIAAIDHHQLNMDPRVKVGGPACKQPYMASVFNISAMSFGSLSMNAILALNGGAKLDNFAHNTGEGGLSDYHLQPGGDIIWQIGTGYFSCRHKDGTINYDAFAERAVLPQVKMIEIKLSQGAKPGHGGILPAAKVTPEIARIRLVEMGEDVISPPYHTAFTNPLELMTFIQKLRDLSGGKPVGFKLCVGHKSEFLAICKAMVKTGITPDFITVDGGEGGTGAAPLEFSNSVGMPLREALAFVYDALIGFDLKKNIKLIASGKVATGFDLVKNFALGADMCNSARGMMFALGCIQALECNSNTCPTGVATQDKSLMKGLVVDDKKVRVANFHRLTISSAIQMIGAAGLTKPCDLHRMYIYRRINHSQILTYGELFPYIPKGSLLNTPYPASFEFDMAISKEETFVPDYSGITNIDYSNVSSY; encoded by the coding sequence ATGAGAAAGCTCTTCGTTATTTCCTTCTTTATAATATTCAGTATGCTTGGTGCCTGGTGCATCATCTGGCCGCCAGCCGTATGGTCGTTTCTTATCATGGGGCCTATATATCTTATTGGTTTTTATGATATGGTGCAGCCTAAACACAGCATTGTGCGCAATTACCCGGTATTTGGTCACCTGAGGTATTTGATGGAAGAACTACGACCTAAAATTTACCAGTACTTTATTGAAAGTGATACCAACGGCACACCCTTTAACCGTCAAAACAGGAGCGTGGTTTATCAGCGGGCCAAAAAGGTTGATGATACCCGGCCCTTTGGTACCGAGCTTGATGTTTATGATAACGGTTACGAATGGCTTAACCATAGCATTGCCGCTATCGATCATCATCAGTTAAATATGGATCCGCGTGTAAAAGTTGGCGGCCCTGCCTGCAAGCAACCTTATATGGCCAGTGTATTCAATATTTCGGCTATGAGTTTTGGCTCGCTGAGCATGAATGCCATCCTGGCCCTTAATGGGGGAGCAAAGCTGGATAACTTTGCCCATAATACCGGCGAGGGTGGCCTGAGCGATTATCACCTGCAGCCCGGCGGCGATATCATCTGGCAGATAGGTACAGGATATTTCAGTTGCCGTCATAAAGATGGTACCATTAACTACGATGCCTTTGCCGAGCGTGCGGTGCTGCCACAGGTAAAAATGATCGAGATCAAACTTTCGCAGGGAGCAAAACCCGGCCACGGTGGTATTTTACCTGCTGCCAAAGTTACGCCAGAAATTGCCCGGATCAGGCTGGTAGAAATGGGAGAGGATGTAATTTCGCCGCCTTATCATACTGCTTTCACTAATCCTTTGGAGTTGATGACTTTTATCCAGAAACTCCGTGATCTTTCGGGAGGTAAACCCGTCGGCTTTAAATTATGCGTAGGCCATAAAAGTGAGTTTTTAGCCATTTGCAAAGCGATGGTTAAAACCGGCATCACACCCGATTTTATTACTGTTGATGGGGGAGAAGGCGGTACCGGCGCGGCTCCGCTTGAATTCAGTAATTCGGTAGGGATGCCGCTGCGCGAAGCCCTGGCCTTTGTTTATGACGCGCTGATAGGTTTTGATCTTAAAAAGAATATCAAGCTTATCGCATCCGGAAAAGTGGCTACCGGGTTTGACTTGGTTAAAAACTTTGCCCTTGGTGCCGATATGTGCAACAGCGCCCGCGGTATGATGTTTGCTCTTGGCTGTATCCAGGCACTGGAATGTAACAGCAATACCTGCCCCACAGGTGTAGCTACGCAGGATAAAAGCCTGATGAAAGGCCTGGTAGTTGATGATAAAAAAGTCCGTGTAGCTAATTTTCACAGACTAACCATAAGCAGCGCCATTCAAATGATAGGTGCCGCCGGCTTGACCAAACCATGCGATCTGCACCGCATGTACATTTATCGCCGCATTAACCACAGCCAGATCCTTACTTATGGCGAACTGTTCCCCTACATCCCTAAAGGCAGTTTGCTCAATACCCCATATCCTGCTTCGTTCGAGTTTGATATGGCTATCAGCAAGGAAGAAACTTTTGTTCCTGATTACAGCGGGATAACTAATATTGATTATAGTAATGTGAGTTCGTATTGA
- a CDS encoding PhzF family phenazine biosynthesis protein, translating to MTIPIYQADAFTDKLFGGNPAAICPLNEWLPDVTMQMIAIENNLAETAFFVKEGAGYKLRWFTPEYEIDLCGHATLASAHILFSELGYEGDTIHFETVKAGTLTVKRDGDKYTMDFPSRPPIPIEAPNGLAEALGEKQPVAFLRSRDYFIVYETEQDIRELTPDFFAMSKMDTVGIIATAPGDNSDFVSRFFAPGAGIPEDPVTGSAHCNLIPYWAKRLGKDTLHAYQLSARQGELWCELKGDRVLMSGKAVTYLKGEIRV from the coding sequence ATGACTATCCCCATATACCAGGCCGACGCGTTTACCGATAAGCTTTTTGGCGGCAACCCGGCGGCAATTTGTCCGCTTAATGAATGGTTGCCCGATGTTACCATGCAAATGATAGCTATTGAAAACAATCTTGCCGAAACTGCTTTTTTTGTAAAAGAGGGGGCAGGTTACAAGTTGCGCTGGTTTACACCGGAGTATGAAATTGATCTTTGCGGACATGCTACGCTAGCTTCGGCACATATCCTGTTTTCGGAACTGGGCTATGAGGGGGATACCATTCATTTTGAAACTGTAAAAGCCGGAACGCTTACCGTAAAGCGTGATGGCGATAAGTATACCATGGACTTTCCGTCGAGGCCACCGATACCAATCGAGGCCCCAAATGGACTGGCAGAAGCGCTTGGCGAAAAGCAGCCTGTAGCGTTTTTGCGCTCGCGCGATTACTTCATTGTTTATGAAACGGAGCAGGATATCAGGGAACTTACACCCGATTTCTTCGCCATGTCAAAAATGGATACCGTAGGCATTATAGCCACCGCTCCGGGCGATAACTCTGATTTTGTTTCCCGGTTTTTTGCTCCCGGAGCGGGCATCCCCGAAGATCCTGTTACCGGATCGGCTCATTGTAACCTGATCCCATACTGGGCAAAACGCCTGGGTAAGGATACCCTTCATGCCTACCAGCTTTCGGCCCGACAGGGCGAACTCTGGTGCGAGCTTAAAGGCGACCGTGTGCTGATGAGTGGTAAGGCAGTTACTTATTTAAAAGGGGAGATAAGGGTTTGA
- a CDS encoding glycogen-binding domain-containing protein, whose product MKRRAYIVIVFFAMVCMALSASAQKRSNLVMGNDKLTLRIDMRSSKTEVDSLLKKAGLKGANAAAILKGDFTALQKDGWTMAAKRGNIVEFDRPLENLNKNPQTQPYLITTKIDKDDDGSPGYPADVTYGINNFAKVTVHELPSGLTRFFLPGYLQNRRALLSGNFNNWSTLKGIMAKTDSGWIADVKLKPGKYEYKFIVDGHWINDRYNNLVADHDNNSIYFRYNYTFRLNGYANAHKIILAGSFNSWDANSIIMEKNGGGWQKQLYLHDGTQAYRFLVDGKWITDPANPNKMQGEDGLTNSILNLGETVVFKLDGYTDAKKVQVAGSFNNWEHGKIPLVKTKTGWAVSLIIPPGNYGYKFIVDDNWMTDPKNPRNMVEGGVVNSYISVKPNYTFKLSGFNNAKSVHLAGSFNNFDEFGYTLAFDGKEWTVNVNLKPGKQLYKFIVDGKWMIDPGNKLYENNQYNSGNSVLWIE is encoded by the coding sequence ATGAAGAGGCGCGCCTATATAGTTATTGTTTTTTTTGCGATGGTTTGCATGGCCTTGTCTGCAAGCGCGCAAAAGCGCAGTAACCTGGTTATGGGCAACGATAAACTGACCTTGCGCATTGATATGCGCTCGTCTAAAACCGAAGTAGATAGCCTGCTTAAAAAAGCCGGTTTAAAGGGCGCAAATGCCGCCGCTATTTTGAAAGGCGATTTTACCGCCCTGCAAAAAGATGGCTGGACAATGGCCGCAAAGCGGGGAAACATCGTGGAGTTTGACAGACCGCTTGAAAACCTTAACAAAAACCCGCAAACCCAACCATACCTGATAACCACTAAAATTGATAAGGATGATGACGGGTCGCCGGGATATCCGGCAGACGTTACCTATGGCATTAATAACTTTGCTAAAGTAACTGTGCATGAGTTGCCATCGGGCTTAACCCGTTTCTTTTTGCCCGGCTATTTACAAAACAGGAGGGCCCTGTTGTCCGGTAACTTTAACAACTGGAGTACGCTTAAAGGCATCATGGCTAAAACCGATAGCGGCTGGATTGCTGATGTAAAACTCAAACCCGGTAAATACGAGTATAAGTTTATTGTTGACGGCCATTGGATTAACGACCGTTATAACAACCTCGTGGCCGATCATGATAATAACTCTATCTACTTCAGGTATAACTACACATTTAGGCTAAATGGCTATGCAAATGCCCATAAAATAATACTTGCCGGAAGCTTTAATAGTTGGGATGCCAATAGCATCATTATGGAAAAAAACGGCGGAGGGTGGCAAAAACAGCTTTACCTGCATGATGGCACGCAGGCTTACCGTTTTTTGGTTGATGGTAAATGGATCACCGATCCTGCTAATCCAAATAAAATGCAGGGCGAAGACGGTTTGACCAATTCGATACTGAACCTTGGCGAAACGGTTGTGTTTAAGCTTGATGGTTATACCGATGCTAAAAAAGTACAGGTAGCCGGAAGTTTTAATAATTGGGAACATGGTAAAATCCCGCTTGTTAAAACCAAAACGGGTTGGGCGGTATCGCTGATTATCCCGCCGGGTAATTACGGTTATAAATTTATTGTTGATGATAACTGGATGACCGATCCTAAAAATCCGCGTAATATGGTGGAGGGTGGTGTTGTTAATTCTTATATATCGGTAAAACCTAATTATACATTCAAACTAAGCGGGTTTAATAATGCCAAAAGCGTTCACCTGGCGGGTAGTTTTAACAACTTTGATGAATTTGGTTATACCCTTGCGTTTGATGGCAAGGAGTGGACTGTGAATGTTAATCTTAAACCGGGTAAGCAGCTGTATAAGTTTATTGTGGATGGTAAATGGATGATTGATCCCGGAAATAAACTTTATGAAAACAACCAATATAATTCGGGTAATTCCGTTTTATGGATCGAGTGA
- a CDS encoding pepsin/retropepsin-like aspartic protease family protein, producing the protein MPKFCLLVLFLFFCCLGAAGNEKVTIDGITFKNVKPEADPSPTGDFKTLVIPIKRAGNLIVIEAQIDTLEGNFVLDTGAPYLVLNETYFRYMPHASEQESAGINGAAGSSFTTYVRNFNILDLHYSKLRADVTDLSSIENGRGIKILGLLGTRLFADFAVTVDLFRNTLYIQKLDENGNIPEAEKVFHDRFMVSPFKMLNDVILMKGTVNDNSLWFAFDSAAETSLLDYRRSKKLIPDMEVISRSKIMGIGGTSIEVIYTRFDNLVVGDRKYMKNRILITNLEKMGNAYGYKIDGVLGYDFFVRGIFTINFVKKEFEMYIYNNQ; encoded by the coding sequence ATGCCTAAGTTTTGTCTGTTGGTCCTTTTTTTATTTTTCTGTTGCCTGGGTGCAGCGGGAAACGAGAAAGTGACTATTGACGGCATCACTTTTAAAAATGTAAAACCCGAAGCTGATCCTTCACCCACCGGCGATTTTAAGACACTGGTTATCCCCATAAAAAGGGCGGGAAACCTGATTGTTATTGAAGCGCAGATTGATACGCTTGAAGGTAATTTTGTGCTGGATACCGGAGCGCCTTACCTTGTTTTAAACGAAACTTATTTCAGGTATATGCCACATGCCTCCGAGCAGGAATCTGCCGGAATTAACGGGGCTGCCGGCAGTTCCTTTACAACATATGTGCGTAATTTTAATATCCTTGATCTGCATTATTCAAAATTAAGGGCCGATGTTACCGATCTTTCCTCGATAGAAAACGGTCGCGGAATAAAGATCCTGGGTTTGCTGGGCACACGGTTGTTTGCCGATTTTGCTGTTACTGTCGATCTGTTCCGCAATACGCTTTATATCCAGAAGCTCGACGAAAATGGCAATATCCCTGAAGCTGAGAAAGTATTTCATGACAGGTTTATGGTAAGCCCTTTCAAGATGCTTAATGATGTTATTTTAATGAAGGGTACGGTTAATGACAATTCGCTTTGGTTTGCTTTTGACAGCGCCGCCGAAACCAGCCTGCTTGATTACCGCAGGTCAAAAAAACTGATCCCCGATATGGAGGTTATCAGTCGTTCAAAAATTATGGGTATTGGTGGCACATCTATCGAGGTGATCTATACCCGTTTTGATAACCTGGTTGTTGGCGACCGCAAGTACATGAAAAACCGGATCCTGATAACCAATCTCGAAAAAATGGGAAATGCATACGGTTACAAAATTGATGGTGTTTTAGGTTACGATTTCTTTGTGAGGGGTATATTCACCATCAACTTTGTTAAAAAAGAATTTGAAATGTACATTTACAATAACCAGTAA
- the smc gene encoding chromosome segregation protein SMC, whose product MQLTRLEIKGFKSFGDKITINFNEGVTAIVGPNGCGKSNVVDSIRWVLGEQSTRALRSEKMDNVIFNGTKSRKSANLAEVSLTFDNTKNILPTDYSQVTLTRKLYRTGESEYRLNDVQCRLKDITDLFLDTGIGSDSYSIIELRMIDEIITNKEGSRRNLFEEASGISKYKLRKKQTFSKLKETEADLARVDDLLFEIEKNLKTLENQAKKTERYYRLKEQYKTLSIMLASFRIVAFSDSLKKIEEQELKHKAEKGDIIAQIDTLEATLQQQKLDSITKEKNLSVQQKTTNEFVSKIRAYESEKKIKNEQLKFQQDKESRLTEELERDKNQLNHVLYNIKRLNEEKATEDEALQTIQSKLSDLKEAVDELRAQQSEARNELNELNNINTRLQNQAYKAEKDLDILQIQQQALEQESQRNMEDTTNKEVELSHFNQVVAELQYRKETLDDEFQQAVEFENKLKEQIAETDVELNSVKDTIIKESRRLDAKQNEYNLTKSMVDSLEGFPESIRFLKKNTDWAKNAPLFSDVLFCKEEFRVAIENYLEPLMNYYVVESYDDAVKAINLLSNSAKGRANFFVLNNYADEAAAQVNFERIDAIPALGVIEVEKRYLPLCNYLLKGVYLVDDDKEGQINSEALPQGVTLIGKSGKFNKSKHTMAGGSVGLFEGKRIGRAKNLENLAKEIRGIENQVGAFRTKSEELQNKLGALRGSTKAAEINEQQMIINRLNTELITVKTRQEQYQTFIENSLNRKEDIARKIAGIKDEMAALQPQLAELKTQRQIQSDLLADKQMAFNELNEYVSVQSNAYNQENIRFHQQQNKVSGLMKDLDYRDSQQENLDTRIRQNTIELEKVKVAIQENLKMADNSDDNLLEMYEQKENLEKATQQAEQEYYQWRGLITENENQVSSLRRKKENSEVIENELRDERNNLKIDLNALKERLSVEFNIDIEDLPESEVPEGENEQDLRDKAEKLKKQLDDFGAINPMAVEAYNEMNERYTFIQAQKKDLSEAKASLLATIQEIDDTAKDKFMTAFMMVRENFIKVFRSLFNEEDSCDLILTDPDHPLESDIDIIAKPKGKRPLSINQLSGGEKTLTATAILFSLYLLKPAPFCIFDEVDAPLDDTNIDKFNNIIRTFSKESQFIIVSHNKRTIASTDVIYGVTMVEQGISRVVPVDLRELAD is encoded by the coding sequence ATGCAGCTTACCCGTTTAGAAATCAAGGGCTTCAAGAGTTTTGGCGATAAAATAACCATCAATTTTAATGAGGGTGTTACCGCTATTGTGGGGCCTAACGGTTGTGGTAAGTCGAACGTTGTTGACAGTATCCGTTGGGTTTTGGGTGAGCAAAGCACCCGGGCGCTTCGTTCGGAGAAGATGGACAACGTTATTTTTAACGGTACCAAGAGCCGTAAATCGGCCAACCTTGCCGAAGTTTCCCTCACTTTTGATAATACAAAAAATATCCTGCCTACCGATTATTCGCAGGTAACGCTTACCCGTAAACTTTACCGTACCGGCGAAAGCGAGTACCGCCTGAACGATGTGCAGTGTCGTTTAAAGGATATTACCGACCTTTTCCTGGATACAGGTATCGGCTCCGATTCATACTCTATCATCGAGTTAAGGATGATCGACGAGATCATCACCAATAAGGAAGGCTCACGCCGTAACCTGTTCGAAGAAGCCTCAGGTATCTCCAAATATAAGCTCCGCAAAAAGCAAACTTTCAGTAAACTGAAGGAAACCGAAGCCGATCTGGCCCGTGTGGATGACCTGCTGTTTGAGATTGAAAAGAACCTCAAAACGCTCGAAAACCAGGCAAAAAAAACCGAACGATACTATCGCTTAAAAGAGCAATACAAAACGCTGAGCATTATGCTGGCCTCGTTCAGGATAGTAGCTTTCAGCGATTCATTAAAAAAGATTGAAGAGCAGGAGCTAAAGCACAAGGCAGAGAAAGGCGATATCATTGCCCAGATAGATACTTTGGAAGCCACCTTACAGCAGCAGAAGCTGGATAGTATCACTAAAGAAAAGAACCTTTCTGTTCAGCAAAAAACAACCAACGAGTTTGTTTCAAAGATCCGCGCTTACGAAAGCGAAAAGAAGATCAAGAACGAGCAGCTGAAGTTTCAGCAGGATAAAGAATCACGTTTAACAGAAGAGTTGGAGCGCGATAAAAACCAGCTGAACCACGTTTTATATAATATTAAACGCTTAAACGAGGAAAAGGCCACCGAGGATGAAGCCTTGCAAACCATCCAAAGCAAGCTGTCCGATTTAAAAGAAGCCGTTGATGAACTACGTGCGCAGCAGAGCGAGGCCCGCAACGAACTTAACGAGCTTAATAATATCAATACGCGCCTGCAAAATCAGGCTTACAAAGCCGAAAAAGACCTGGATATATTGCAGATCCAGCAGCAGGCTTTGGAGCAGGAGAGCCAGCGCAACATGGAAGATACCACCAATAAAGAGGTGGAACTTTCGCACTTTAACCAGGTAGTTGCTGAGCTGCAATACCGCAAGGAAACGCTTGACGATGAGTTTCAACAGGCTGTTGAGTTTGAAAATAAATTAAAAGAGCAAATTGCCGAAACCGATGTTGAACTAAACTCGGTTAAGGATACGATTATAAAGGAAAGCCGCAGGCTGGATGCCAAGCAAAACGAGTATAACCTTACCAAAAGTATGGTTGATAGTTTGGAGGGCTTCCCGGAATCTATCAGGTTTCTGAAAAAGAATACCGATTGGGCTAAAAATGCCCCGCTGTTCAGCGACGTGCTTTTTTGTAAAGAGGAGTTTCGAGTGGCCATTGAGAATTATCTGGAGCCGCTCATGAACTACTACGTGGTTGAAAGCTATGATGACGCGGTGAAGGCTATCAACCTGCTCAGTAATTCGGCTAAAGGGCGTGCAAATTTCTTTGTACTGAACAATTATGCCGATGAAGCTGCCGCGCAAGTAAATTTCGAAAGGATAGATGCCATACCAGCCCTTGGAGTTATCGAGGTTGAAAAACGTTATCTGCCGCTTTGTAACTACCTGCTAAAAGGGGTTTACCTGGTTGATGATGATAAAGAAGGCCAGATCAACAGCGAAGCTTTGCCCCAGGGCGTAACGCTGATTGGCAAAAGCGGTAAATTCAATAAATCAAAGCATACCATGGCCGGTGGATCGGTTGGTTTGTTTGAGGGTAAGAGGATCGGTCGCGCCAAAAACCTGGAGAACTTAGCCAAGGAGATCCGTGGGATAGAGAACCAGGTAGGTGCTTTCAGAACAAAATCCGAAGAGCTGCAAAATAAGCTCGGCGCTTTACGTGGTTCAACCAAGGCGGCAGAGATCAATGAGCAGCAAATGATCATTAACCGGTTAAATACGGAGCTGATCACCGTAAAAACCCGTCAGGAACAATATCAAACGTTTATTGAAAATAGTCTTAACCGTAAGGAAGATATAGCCCGCAAAATTGCCGGTATAAAAGACGAAATGGCTGCCCTGCAGCCGCAACTGGCCGAGCTGAAAACTCAGCGCCAGATCCAAAGCGACTTATTGGCCGATAAGCAGATGGCTTTTAATGAGCTTAACGAATATGTATCGGTACAGTCGAATGCCTATAATCAGGAAAATATCCGTTTCCATCAGCAGCAAAACAAGGTGTCGGGTTTAATGAAAGACCTTGACTATCGCGATAGTCAGCAGGAAAATCTGGATACACGGATCCGCCAGAATACCATTGAGCTCGAAAAGGTAAAGGTTGCTATTCAGGAAAACCTGAAAATGGCCGATAACTCCGACGATAACCTGTTGGAGATGTACGAGCAGAAGGAAAACCTGGAAAAGGCCACTCAACAAGCCGAGCAAGAGTACTATCAATGGCGTGGCCTCATAACTGAAAATGAGAACCAGGTAAGCTCGTTAAGGCGTAAAAAAGAGAATAGCGAAGTTATTGAGAATGAATTACGCGACGAACGTAACAATTTAAAGATAGACCTGAACGCGCTAAAAGAACGCCTTTCGGTGGAGTTTAATATAGATATTGAAGACCTGCCCGAAAGCGAAGTACCCGAAGGCGAAAACGAGCAAGACTTGCGCGATAAGGCTGAAAAGCTGAAAAAGCAACTGGATGATTTTGGCGCCATCAACCCGATGGCGGTAGAGGCTTATAACGAAATGAACGAACGTTATACCTTTATCCAGGCCCAAAAGAAAGATCTGAGCGAAGCTAAAGCCTCATTGCTGGCTACTATCCAGGAGATTGATGATACCGCCAAAGATAAGTTTATGACTGCCTTTATGATGGTGCGCGAAAACTTTATCAAGGTATTCCGCTCATTATTTAATGAGGAAGATTCATGTGATCTGATCCTGACTGATCCGGACCACCCGCTCGAGTCAGATATTGATATTATAGCGAAGCCAAAGGGTAAACGTCCGTTATCTATCAATCAGCTGTCGGGAGGGGAGAAGACGCTTACGGCTACGGCTATCCTGTTTTCGTTGTATCTGCTTAAACCGGCCCCATTCTGTATTTTTGATGAGGTTGACGCCCCGCTTGATGATACCAATATTGATAAGTTCAATAACATCATCCGTACCTTCTCTAAAGAGTCGCAGTTCATCATCGTATCACACAACAAACGTACTATTGCCAGTACCGATGTTATTTACGGCGTAACCATGGTTGAGCAGGGAATCTCACGTGTGGTTCCTGTAGATTTAAGGGAACTGGCCGATTAG
- the nfi gene encoding deoxyribonuclease V (cleaves DNA at apurinic or apyrimidinic sites): MQPALYENLTPEQAIAWQQELRRQIDIRPLDNAVKVIGGADISFNKYSEVVYAGIILLRYPELTIIGQATAISKTKFPYISGLLAFREVPALLEAWEKLPFKPDAMVLDGQGIAHERRTGIATHFGLLTNVPSIGSAKSRLYGRYQEPGNEVFDQSPMYDKGELIGIALRTKKKCNPIYISPGHHISMEQSVELIKNCIRGYRIPEPTRQAHLLVNKIRIADGENFNSQPTLF; the protein is encoded by the coding sequence GTGCAGCCAGCATTATACGAAAACCTTACGCCCGAACAGGCCATTGCCTGGCAACAGGAGCTACGCAGACAAATTGATATTCGTCCTTTAGATAATGCTGTCAAAGTTATAGGTGGTGCTGATATTTCATTCAATAAGTATTCGGAAGTAGTTTATGCCGGCATCATCCTGCTCAGGTATCCCGAGTTAACCATCATTGGCCAGGCAACGGCTATCAGCAAAACAAAGTTTCCTTATATCTCCGGTCTGCTGGCATTTAGGGAAGTACCTGCTTTGCTCGAAGCATGGGAAAAACTGCCTTTTAAACCCGACGCTATGGTGTTGGACGGCCAAGGGATAGCGCACGAGCGTCGTACCGGAATTGCAACCCATTTTGGTCTGCTCACCAATGTACCGTCTATAGGCAGCGCTAAAAGCAGGCTTTACGGCAGGTACCAGGAACCCGGTAATGAAGTGTTTGATCAAAGCCCGATGTATGATAAAGGCGAACTAATTGGCATCGCTTTGCGCACTAAAAAGAAATGTAATCCTATTTACATATCTCCGGGGCATCACATCAGTATGGAGCAAAGTGTTGAGCTTATTAAAAATTGCATCCGCGGCTATCGCATCCCCGAGCCAACCCGGCAGGCACATTTATTGGTGAATAAAATAAGAATTGCCGACGGGGAAAATTTTAACTCGCAACCTACGTTATTTTAG
- a CDS encoding ATP-binding cassette domain-containing protein, giving the protein MGQHILKTDSVHLEFDGRKILQDIYLDCRQGEVVGLLGRNGCGKSSLLRIIFGTLKPSYKHISIDDRHVYKGYDGGRVTYLPQHNYLPQNIKIESLAEIIIDPQFADEFTALPIYQNHYQKKPSQLSGGELRQLETLMCIYSRADFILLDEPFTHVSPVQAEMFKEVIRRCAKLKGIIVTDHQYYNILDVADRIVLITDGSTKAINNPDDLIRYGYINHMI; this is encoded by the coding sequence TTGGGTCAGCATATTTTAAAAACCGACAGCGTTCATCTGGAGTTTGATGGGCGCAAGATATTGCAGGATATCTATCTCGATTGCCGCCAGGGCGAGGTGGTGGGTTTGCTTGGTCGTAATGGTTGCGGTAAATCATCGCTGCTGCGAATCATTTTTGGCACCCTAAAGCCATCATATAAGCATATAAGCATAGATGATAGGCACGTTTACAAAGGCTATGACGGAGGGCGTGTAACCTATTTACCACAACATAATTATCTGCCACAGAATATAAAGATCGAAAGCCTGGCCGAAATTATTATTGACCCTCAATTTGCTGACGAATTTACCGCACTGCCAATCTACCAAAACCATTATCAAAAGAAGCCCAGCCAACTGTCTGGAGGGGAATTAAGGCAACTGGAAACACTCATGTGTATTTACAGCCGGGCAGATTTTATTTTGCTGGATGAACCGTTTACCCACGTTTCGCCGGTTCAGGCAGAAATGTTTAAGGAGGTAATCCGCCGGTGTGCGAAGTTGAAAGGCATCATTGTTACTGATCATCAGTATTATAATATTCTTGATGTGGCCGATAGGATAGTGCTGATCACCGATGGCAGTACGAAAGCCATAAATAACCCTGATGACCTGATCAGGTATGGTTATATTAATCACATGATTTAA